ACTTTCTATCCACTTAGACATAATAGTTGCCGTTCCTTCAAGGTGGTGAATGATTTAGTTCTTACAAAATATTCCATTGCTTTTCATCCACTCAAATGTAGCTTTTGTTCCTCTAATAATTAAGGATGTGCATGCGATGGTTTAGTTGGTATTAGTACAAGGTTGCAaggtttttttatatatatatatataatggaaaaattatattaaattttcgcCAAACATACATTATATATAGGGAAAAAATGAACTTGAACAggatataaaagaaaattaaacaaagcttatgttaattaattaaatcaatttgattcgctTTGAATATGCCGAAGAAAATATATTACCGATCCACGCGACGCAATccatattatttatacactaaaattaatcattaaaatcagttactaatatatttatgtataaatatatatataatttaatttatttttaatgtgtatttatattttagtatatattttatactaatgtttaattttgataactgattttagtagtGTACACGTAATACAACTCAAAAATATATTAGATaagcaaattatttttataattattatatgaataaattattatatgaaTAAATGTACTCGTATAAGAATAAAATGATAATTGTAATCATAGAAGATGACCTCCGTGTGCCAAGAGTATCCAGACGTTGGTTACACAATTAGTCCGTTAGGGTACTCTTGGTACACAGAAACCATCTTCCGTGATTACAAttatcgttttattcttatatagaTACATTTATCAGCGTCTATatcttttatggatacaaatagtaatttattctataactatattttttctttttttatattaatttaattaaatttaattatcaaaataatttaatcatacatACTCCCCAATAAATTAACGTAACAAATTAATTTATTCCTGAACCGTTTTACACTTCTAACTAGGGTTTGCTTCATTAATAAATTATGGGAATTTTTTAATGGCCAAGATAATAGTATCTAAAGGTGGTCAAAAATGGacccataaattaaaaattaatatgtgaaataattgaatatagtgaaaaatattttaagaatatgcttttgtgaattacattaaaaataaaaaaattaagttataatatatatataaaaggaaaaaaaggataaaaaaaagatgtgaggtaataaaaatgagattttttatttaaataaattaaataaatattttatttattaaaataaataattataaaaattattacaaaaatacatCTTTCAATCTTATCTCGTTTATTTACACGATAAACGAtataattatgaatatattttGTTTACACGGTAAATTAGAtatatgaaatttgaaaaaatacaCCTATCTCGTTTACATATAAACAAGATACATTTATAATGATCTCGTTTACATGtatatttgtaaatataaaaatataaattttaaaaataataaaaaatattaataatttaaattagaccaaACTCTTAAAATGAAAcgtttcaaataatagaaaaaataggcGGTTTCaaataatagagaagatgaacatttttaaaataacaaagaaaataattgCCCATTTAAAATCAACACATTATTTTCTTAGAAATCAACCCATTTAATTATCTTCTTTGTTATTTTGAAACTGttcatcttttctattatttgaaaccACCTATTTTCTCTATTATTTGAAACGTTTCATTTTAAGAGTttggtctaatttaaattattaatatttttattattttcaaaaattatatttttatatttacaaatacacATATTTTGTTTACACGGTAAACGAATCATTTTAAATGTATCTTGTTTACACTCATATAtatcgtttacagtataaacgaaatatattcataattatatcgtttacaatgtaaataaACGAGATAAGATTGAGAgacatatttttataataatttttataattatttattttaataaataaaatatttatttaaataaatcccaattttattAACTTCACagtttttttatccttttttttcttctatgtatttatattttttttataacttagtttttttcatttttaatataatttacaaAAGTATATTCTTAAAATGTTTCTCACTATATTTAACCATTTCACAtgtcaatttttaatttatagatcAATCTTTAGCTACCTTTAAACATCATTATCTTAATCACCAAAAAAACTCTCCATAAATCATTCCATttatctttgaaaaagaaaagccaTAGGGTTTGCAACTGACCGTCTCAACGTAACAATCAAAAGTTTTTCCAATAATTTTTGGAAAAGTACAAGTAAagcatttataatataaaataataatagtacACTAATTATACTCTATTAGTTAGAAGACAATTATTTCAGTACTACTACTAAAAGTTACGAAGAAGAATATAATAACTCAAAATTATTAGAGGGAGAAATAGAACATATACAAAATAAgggaaaaaattaaacaaagggatttaatagattttgtaaggaatatatacatgaaaaaaataagagagagagagagaatgttaTAAGTGGCTGGTGTGTGAGAAGGGAAAGCGTTGAAAGGATTTGAGGTTGTTCCTTGTTGGGGACAAAGAGGGGGAGGGAGTCACGTGGGGAACACGTTGGAGTTCACGTGCATGTGTTGTGGCACGTGGTCCCACTTTGCACTCGTGCGTCTCCACTTTGTCCCTTTGTAACCAGACACCTCCTCTCCACAATCATTGGATACTCTCTACCCTCACTATATTATTTCACGCGCGCCCCATTCGCGCGTCACATCCACTTCCCACCTCATAGCCAACTAGCAGTATGGTTCAAGTGTGTGTTTTCAAGAATGAGAATTTTTCACCAACTTGGAATTTGGTTAGAATGAAGctcattttaaaatattcaagacattgacttttattattttagaagtTAGAATAATTGgattaaaaaaaatgactaattgtttattaaattgaaaaaattgactaattaatgataaagataaaaaaattattttatccaaTACACTAATAAATACATTTGTTTATAGTTAAGAAGTCATGACATATTGTGTCATTGTTATCCTAAGTTATTATGTACATAATctaagtatttttgaaatttttattagaaattattaaaatattaaaatttatttaaaaattaaattaaattaaattaaatattaaaaaatttgatatattaTATGATACAGAGTAAAagctataatttatattttattatatatgtactatatttttttttccaaaaatttatatactagtcattctataaatatggataaaaattttaaatttataatgcaatttattttacttaatttggcaattttttaagaataatgtattatttttattctcaacATTTTTGtactatttaaatttttaacattttaaaattattttaattttgtctcatcGTCAATTATGTTAACAGATCATTAACGGCAAGATAATATTGAGACAGTTTTAAaacgttaaaaatttaaataaaacaatttaaatattaatgacaACTTTAATACttaaatattagagacaaaacgatactttactcttaaatgAATATATCCGACGGGCTTTCACTCATGACTAATAGTAAAAGTAAGAGGTCATGTGTTCTCCTTCCATGTTGAACGTATTTTAGAGTATGCGATTGAATGTTTATTTTTCATCGGAACATAATAAATTgtgatatattaaaatttttagctGTGTTTGTTTTTTGGGAATGGAATTGAGATTGAGGATTGTACTTGATAATtagatattataattaaaattttaattttgtaacacaaaattttaattttttaatactttAAAAAGGCAAAAACATAATagactaaaatttttaagaataaaaattaaaattttaaatttatttctcaatttctatatttattttaaatcaaataaaatattaaaatataactcaatttaatatattttacacaaaatataatacaaaaatttaatttaatctttcttCTAATTTCTATTTTTCGTCTCTATTTCTCAATCTCAAACTCCCTTTTAAACACAGCCTAAGAATACTTAGTATTATTTACCCCAAACTTTCAATATTGGTATTAAAAAGTATTTGTTATATCCTAATGGCTAAATTAGTCTATCAAGTAATCtagattatattaattaatagtatTTTGTACATATACGTGCATGAGATGAACTATACAAAAatgatttaatattaaatatacttTAACGTAATAACTAATGTTTGGAATATAAgatttactaaaataaaagttacaaataataaattaaaatatagaaaaaattttaagtgtatctAGAACATTAGTATTTCAATtattttaaccgttaattttaattaatatatattatatatattttttataatttagatcaacggttaaaacaactggaacacCGATGTTTCAGGTACGCTAGTAACTCTTCCTAAAGTATAAATTAGCAAAGTAATATTTTTGGACAgaattatcaaaatataatattgaCTGCCCTAGCCCAGCCTAGCCCAGCCCAGCCCAATCTACTTTTGTATTTGGGCTGACCACGGCCCAATTAACTGCATCAAGGTTCATATTGGGCCTTAGTTATGATACCCGAGTCCGTAACCTATATCATTCTAAAACCACGAAGCACACAGCTCGGAACACTTCGATATAAAACAACAGAGCTGAGAACCCGAAGTcccgccaccgccaccgccaccgccacctcCGCCGCCACTTCCACCAGCTCACCACAACCGTCCTCTATCATCGTTTCATCTGCTCCTTCCTGTAAttccttttctcttattttcttatttgtttttattaataaatttcacTCTGTATTTTGAAACTTCCTTTTTATTCTTTCTAATAACAtgtttctttttactttttttcgATTCGTATGTTAATGAATTTGAAATCTGAAACAATTTAGAGCGCAGAGAACGGTATCTTTTATGAGCACCATTTGGAACATTGAACTATTCGTAGTTACTAAGTGAATAGAGATAGAGCTTCTGTCATTACTTGCTTTTTGGTGTTACTTTTAGTGCTAAGGTTCACATGGATTAAGGGATACTTACCTGTTTGCATACTCATTTACTCTCCCTGTAATTGTAGTTTCCTTTTATTGTATTTTGAGTTTGATGGAAaactttatttttctctcttttttgaaAGTTAGGCTTGATAATGGGATTATCCGCAAAGAAATCTAAGAAGATGCGAAAAAGTGACAGCGATTCGGATGACTACAATGATATGGAGTTTGAAGAGGTAAGTCAAGTGTTGGTGATGCAAGGTTTCTAGAATGTTGTGCAAGTATAGAGAGaggttcattattttttattctgtgaTTGAGGGGTTGTTTTTGTGATGCAGATGGAGCAGGAAAAAGATGATTTTGACGACGATGATTATGGTGAGGAGGATGAGGAGGAacaaggagaagaggaagaagatggagaggagggAACAGACGAGGAAGACCAAAGTGGATGGAACAATGATGAGATGGAACAACTTGAGAAAGAGTATAGGGATCTTCATCACCAGGAGCTGTAAGAATTCTTAACCTTATAGTGTTATTCTGTAGCACTTAAGTTATGATGAACCTATTATGTTCCCTTTCCAATCCATATGATTGTGTGGATTATGAATTATGGAAAAATAACGTTCTATCTCCATTCTCTAGATTTAATTTGAAGAATTTGAAGCATCATAAGGATGAAGATCTCCTTAAAGGACAAGCTGTAAAAAGCCAAAAGgtgataattttgtttagatataGTTAATGAAcattttttctttctgttttggtttTATATTAACATCACTGACTTATGTCTTCAAGGCCCTCTGGTACAAAATTCTTGAGCTTAGATTCTTGCTTCAGAAGCCATTTTCAAGTTCAAATAGGTTACCTCAGGTCGTTTCCTATCCCAATTTTAAGATTTAATGCAATTTGCTATTCACCATATTTGAGTTTCATGACTGATGATAACACAGAATATTGTCTGCAGGATCCAGTCAAGTCTTCATTTTGTGAAGCAGATGAAAATGTTAGAGTAGCATACTCAGATTTGATTACTTCTTCCAAGGAGACTTTAGATTCTATATTGGAACTCCAAGAGGTGTGTTTCTTGACTTGGAACTTATatatgaaaagataaaaaaatacaagTTTTTTATGCTTGTTTCATGTATGTGTTTTAGTAACTTTATTGTTTCATATCTAATACATAATATGTTGTCTCATTTGAAGATTATGAAGATATTAGATTATCATATGTACAACATTATGTTTAAGCTTCCCTAGTTTCAATAATACTGACACTACTTTCCTCATTGCAGGCTCTATTTGAAAAGAACCCATCTATTACCCAAGCCACAAGCGGTAATTGATTTCTTTAAtagtacttttttttcctttctagTTTCTTATATAATTTTATCCTCATTCGCTTGCTATCATTTCATGCTATGTTAAGGTCTTGTTTATTTGATGCTTGTAAGAAATGGAGATAATACAAGCATTATAACTGCTTTAGGTGTATGGATTTTGTTGCAAGGGTTTCTGTCCACAGAGTATGACTGACCTATCATAATCATTCATCTACTTGATCATTGAAGTGAGGTTCTAGTCACATTAGTCAATCAAGGAATAAAACATTTATGCAAAATAGTTGCATGAATGGAGAGAACAAGAGTTGGGAAAATGACACTGTTTGAAGTTGAATGTTACAAGGGTTTCTGTCCAGAGTATGACTGACCTATCATTATCATTCATCTACTTGATCATTGAAGTGAGGTTCTAATCACATTAGTCAATCAAGGAATAAAACATTTATGCAAAATAGTTGCATGAATGGAGAGAACAAAAGTTGGGAAAATGACACTGTTTGAAGTTGAAAATCATAAGTTTTGAGAGGGAAGAAAAAGTGTATGCATGGAAGAATTACCTAACTATCTGGTgaatctattttgtgcttaatataCAGTCATAGGAATGGGTGGCACGGGTCATGTACAAATATTTTTGGGTGATTCCTCTCTTTTAGCCAAAATAATTTGTTCTGCTATGActgaatcaaacaaaaaaatatagctTAACATGAAGAGTTCTTGCTGGCTGGTTACTCCTTTCCAGTTTAAagataattcaatttttttttggtccttaatatttcaatttttaggcgctttttcattttttttcttgtccTTTTTAAAGAGAGTTTTTCCTTTCTCTTGAAGGTCTAGAGAGGTCATCAAAAGATTTGGAAGTTTCTAAGAATTTGGATGACAATTTTGATCAAGAATGGTCACAGATTTCTCAGACACATAAGAGGTATTATTGTAATTTTTAAGTGCGTACTAATTGTGTGCAGCATGAATTTTTTCAATTCGGTGCATCATTAAGATTCTTAGCTCTTCTTTTCAtgtataattgaaaaattttagtattttgaatttttcttacaACATTGTGATACAATCTTCATGCATGTTTATCTGGCTGATTCTGTTCATTATTGTATTGTATCTTTTAGAATAGCATCTTTCAGAGACAAGTCAATCAACAAATGGCAGAGGATGACACAAGTGACAACTGGTGCTGCTGCCATTAAAGGCAAATTGCATGCGTTTAATCAGGTCAGGTTCTGAAAGTGGGCTGAGGATTTTGCAATGTGAGAGGCATGTTATTTTACTCATAATATGTTGTTTCATAACAGGATATAACTAATCAAGTTGCTGCTTATATGAGGGACCCCAGTAGAATGATCAAACAGATGCGGTTGAGAAAATCTGCTGTTAGTGTATTTGGATCTGTAAGTTGGTCGCTTAATCTTAGTTGTTATAGAAGCGTTCTGTGGATTTCAGAGTATGCTAGGCTTTACTTTTAACCATCATATCTACTCACTGGCATATATCTCCACTGTCCAGGTTCACGAGGCTAAGGATAACATGAAAGACGAGGTAAGAATTATACATTACTGGTTAATTTTAGTATTGATTTGTCAGCAATTGTGTGCCTAGTAAGTGATGATTAGCAAGTAATGTTCTCTCTTGTCATTGTAGTTTTAAACATGACATTGTTTTATAATTCACTCTGCTCAGGAAGCGCAAACTGATGGTGATCCTGAACTTCTGGATGATTCTGAATTTTATCAGCAATTACTGAAAGAATTTTTTGAGACAGTTGATCCTAATTCATCTGGTAAAACACTTTGTGGCTGAAAATCTTCACATATAGCTCTTTTTTCGCCAGTGTTTTTAATTTCCTGGCTGAATATTATGCCCTTAAACTCTGTTCTTTAATAGTGTACGTCAAATACctcattttctgttatttctctTTTATAGAGACAGCATTTTATGCGTTGAAGAGAATGcaaaaaaagaaacgaaaaatTGTTGATCGCCGTGCCTCAAAAAGCCGCAAGATAAGGTATCAAGAGACTGCCAATATTTTTGAGTTTCTTTCCCTGGGTGTGTTGTGTTTCTTTCATCATATTAACTGAACAAGCTTTTGAATAATTTGATGTTGAAGGTATAATGTTCATGAAAAGATAGTAAACTTTATGGCCCCTCAACCCATGAATCTTCCACCTATGGCTCCAAAGTTATTTGAGAATCTGTTCGGATTGAAGACTCAAAGATCATCTGCTGCAGCCTCATAATCATGGTTGGTAGACAGAAACATATGTTGTATCAATTTTCTAACACTACCAAAagaaatttaatttcttgcccgtGCAAGCCAAAATTTTGCTGTATGTACTCCATATCTATTCAGGATAGATGTGCGTAAGAGATTTTGATTAATTTAAGCTAGCTTATGTTGTTTTCGGTGCCCACACTTTTAAGAAGGAACAACATTACACAGCCATAGAAATATAACTAGAATATGTTGCCACATCTTTATATTATCTCTTCAGCCAAAGAAAGATTAAAGTATGCAAGGATTTTCACTTCTAGTAGAGGCCAAATCACTTTTGGGCTTTTGGCATTATCTCCTCAACCATAGAAAGGTTAAAAGTATGCAACGATTTTCACTAGTGGAGAGAATGCTATCTACAATGAAATATATTATTCAATGTAAATGTGAACAAATAATGgttgacaaatttttttttgtgacacaAGCTAATtgacatttttcttttaaaaatggtACAACTAGTTGGAAGAACAGACAAAAAGTGATAATCGGTGGAGTAGTCAAGTTAATAAATATAAATCATATTAGATTTCACATTATTCTgtttcatatattatatatataaatagaaatgaaacagaataatataaatttgaaaaataataatacattACTCGAAATTTCTATTTTTGAATCTTTATTATCACAAAtgaaagatgtgaaataaatcaatTTCAAGTTAAAGAAATAATTGAATATTCATATTAACTGATCAATTTATTCTCTCCATCTTAGTCTGATAGATCCTCttcgaaaaattatttattttttaaattgatttttgaaagttctttttttaaattaaatttgtcttttaaaaattttaaattagtcatattatttttttttgttcttgttacTAACAAATTCAAAATTTGTTGATGTGGTACATTAGGTGATATTGACCACAACATCATAATTAGTTACTAACACGAATTGAAAACTAATTTAGAGAATTAGTAATTGTTTAGAGACAAATTTAACAATTTATTCATTTAGTATGAAAGAATGAATGACACACACACATACCCATTCATAAGCATGCATGATTTGCACTCTTTGGAACCAGCAACTGCTCAAAATAAAACCCGCTACTGCCCATTAAATGTGAATAACCATGAGTGGTTCTATCCGTTGTTTGTGCAATCATCACTTATACTAGTGATGTATCTGTTTAATCTCATTTTTTATTGGCCCATTATAACCAAGTAATGTGCTATTTATATTCATCAAGTACAAGTATTATATATTTGGAAGTGAGGCACTATGAATATTAGGCCATTTAATCTGATGGCCAAGTACCAAGTTAAGACCTAAGAAATTGATCGCCCACAGAAAACTAGAGATTCTTACTTGCTAAATCCTTTATTATATATGCTGCATGACAAACAAATCTTAGTGTAATTAACACTTAAGAAGGGAAAAAAATGGGGTTTGAGGAAATGTGGTCAAAAATAGGATCAATAATGGCTACCATAATGTTCATGTATGCCATGTTTGAGAAATTCTTCCCTCCTCACCTCCGTATGAATGTCCAAAAGTACACACACAAACTAGCATCCTTCTTGTCTCCATACATCCAAATAACTTTCCCTGAGTTCGCCGGCGAGCGCCTCAAGCGAAGCGAGGCCTTCACGGCCATCCAAACATACCTGAGCGCCACCTCTTCCCTCAGCGCGAAAAGGCTGAAGGCGGAAGTGGTCAAGGACAGCCAAACCCCGGTAGTACTGAGCATGGATGACAGTGAAGAAGTGAGTGATGAGTTCAAAGGTGTTAAGGTTTGGTGGCTCTTAAACAAAACCACACTCAAAACGCAATCGTTTTCGTTCTATCCAGCTTCTGATGAGAAGAGATACTACACTTTAAGCTTTCACAACCGTTATAGGGACCTCATTGCTCACTCTTACATCCCTCATGTCTTGGAAGAAGGGAAAGCAATCAAGATCAAGAACAGGCAATTGAAGCTCTACACCAACAATTGCAGCACTGGTTGGTATTATCCACCTTCCATGCATgaatacttcaaaattttcatagAACTTCTGCACATACTCTAAGGCTTTactatatactatttctaaagtTCTGTACGCCAGAAAGAGTTTAATTCTGAGCTGTTGATAGTGTAAACTATTTTATATAGTCATTCATTTTAGATGATCATTCAAGTGTTGATTGtttaaagtaattatttttgtcGATATATTGATACGAAATTAGATACATTTGTAATATTCTTTTATACTAcaagtgcattaaaattaaattatatgttaaaattaaaaaaaaaactttatattTGAAATAAGAGTATTTTTAATCATTATATTCTCATTTTTACATACTTATTAGTctctaaattatattttattgtaaagaatttaattagaaaatcaatttttttagattaatttcAGCTaactcttttaaaaattaaaatgatcttttatcttaaattttaaattccaaAGTATAAATTCTAAATCCTCAGAAAATAAgagctaaaagaaaattttactaTAACAAACAAAAATTGAGTATTTACAAATTGATTTCCTATATTTATTCTATaggaaataataagaatttcccGTCCCCTTTTTCCAAACAATCAAGGAAAACAAAGCATTTGTAAATTTTGCTTTGCATCCAGTCCAATATAtcaattattcacattgtttaatattttcattatctgTCTATACTTTTCTTAAGGATAACTTTTCCTAAGGGATAACATATTAAGATTTCAATAGACACCCTTAAACTCTTCAATGCATTATCCAATCAAATCACTAGCTATGGAATTGTTATATTTATGTATTGAATCTTGCTGAATACTTTTACCTATGTCTGTGCAACAAAGGTTGGTATGGATGGAACAGAGCAAAGTGGAGCAATGTGACATTTGAGCACCCTGCAAGGTTTGAGACATTAGCCATGGAGCCAAATAAGAAGGAAGAGATAATAAATGATCTTATTAAATTCAAGAAGGGAAAAGAGTACTATACCAAAATTGGCAAGGCATGGAAAAGAGGGTATTTGCTATATGGTCCTCCAGGTACTGGAAAATCTACCATGATAGCCGCAATGGCGAATTTCCTATACTATGATGTCTATGATCTTGAGTTAACATCAGTGAAGGACAACACACAATTGAGGACCCTATTGATTGAGACATCAAGCAAGTCTATCTTGGTGATTGAGGACATTGATTGTTCCCTTGATCTCActggaaaaaggagaaacaagAGAAATGGGAAAGGGAATCAAGATAATGATGAATCTAATAAAGATCCTGTTAAaaatgctgaagaagaagagaataaggATAGTAAGGTAACATTATCAGGTAGGAACTTATGCCCCcactatatattttttctttggttCAATTATATAGAAGGGATATATTTtgcttttataattgaattttatatttaaaaaaattttaattggattattatatcaattttaaatttataattatatatttactatttaaaaaGTATTTAACTTAATAAAATATGCTGATACATATTCGCTAGTAGTGTAAgatgaatgaaaaaaatttaattacaaattaaaaacttgtataagaatctaactaaaaatttataaaatataaaaatttaattataaatttaaaaaaattataaaaattaacagaataatttaatctataatttaattttgaggtGGTGAAATTTTCTTGATCTGTgtcactattattatatatagggCTATTGAATTGCATTGATGGTATTTGGTCAGCTTGTGCTGGAGAGAGGATCATAGTTTTCACCACGAATTTTGTGGACAAGCTTGATCCAGCACTAATTAGGAGTGGAAGAATGGACAAACACATTGAGTTGTCTTATTGTTGCTTTGAGGCTTTTAAGGTTCTTGCAACAAACTACTTGGACATTgatgatcatcatcaccatcacttGTTTTCCATTGTTGAGAGGTTGTTGGGTGAAGTGAATGTTACACCTGCTGATGTTGCTGAGAAGATCATGCCGAAATCGAACTCTGATGATTCGGAGATATGTTTGAAGAACTTGATTGAGTTTCTTGAGAGTgccaagaagaagaaggaggaggaggatgaagaaGAATCAAGGttgaaggaggagaaagagagggaaaatggagAGTTGAAGAATAATAATGGAGTGAAAGAGAATGGTTTCATCCACTGATTTTGGAATAAGGTAAATAAAGCCACAAACAAATAGAGATCCAAATGTGGTTTTGTT
The sequence above is drawn from the Arachis hypogaea cultivar Tifrunner chromosome 4, arahy.Tifrunner.gnm2.J5K5, whole genome shotgun sequence genome and encodes:
- the LOC112797721 gene encoding uncharacterized protein, with translation MGLSAKKSKKMRKSDSDSDDYNDMEFEEMEQEKDDFDDDDYGEEDEEEQGEEEEDGEEGTDEEDQSGWNNDEMEQLEKEYRDLHHQELFNLKNLKHHKDEDLLKGQAVKSQKALWYKILELRFLLQKPFSSSNRLPQDPVKSSFCEADENVRVAYSDLITSSKETLDSILELQEALFEKNPSITQATSGLERSSKDLEVSKNLDDNFDQEWSQISQTHKRIASFRDKSINKWQRMTQVTTGAAAIKGKLHAFNQDITNQVAAYMRDPSRMIKQMRLRKSAVSVFGSVHEAKDNMKDEEAQTDGDPELLDDSEFYQQLLKEFFETVDPNSSETAFYALKRMQKKKRKIVDRRASKSRKIRYNVHEKIVNFMAPQPMNLPPMAPKLFENLFGLKTQRSSAAAS
- the LOC112794462 gene encoding AAA-ATPase ASD, mitochondrial-like, translating into MGFEEMWSKIGSIMATIMFMYAMFEKFFPPHLRMNVQKYTHKLASFLSPYIQITFPEFAGERLKRSEAFTAIQTYLSATSSLSAKRLKAEVVKDSQTPVVLSMDDSEEVSDEFKGVKVWWLLNKTTLKTQSFSFYPASDEKRYYTLSFHNRYRDLIAHSYIPHVLEEGKAIKIKNRQLKLYTNNCSTGWYGWNRAKWSNVTFEHPARFETLAMEPNKKEEIINDLIKFKKGKEYYTKIGKAWKRGYLLYGPPGTGKSTMIAAMANFLYYDVYDLELTSVKDNTQLRTLLIETSSKSILVIEDIDCSLDLTGKRRNKRNGKGNQDNDESNKDPVKNAEEEENKDSKVTLSGLLNCIDGIWSACAGERIIVFTTNFVDKLDPALIRSGRMDKHIELSYCCFEAFKVLATNYLDIDDHHHHHLFSIVERLLGEVNVTPADVAEKIMPKSNSDDSEICLKNLIEFLESAKKKKEEEDEEESRLKEEKERENGELKNNNGVKENGFIH